A genomic segment from Janthinobacterium sp. 64 encodes:
- a CDS encoding TonB-dependent receptor has product MKLTLFAAAAMALCQAQAADLAADASAIIAGDLPTVIITGSMPLPTVEQASDTFAAPVQTASAQQIARSGALDLSAFLRRNLGSVVVNEVQNNPFQPDVSYRGYTASPLLGTPQGLSVYLDGMRLNQPFGDVVSWDLIPRMAIASLTLMPGANPLFGLNTLGGALALQTKDGKSNPGTAIEARLGSDQRRGIEFEHGGSNAQGWHWYVTGNRFKEDGWRDDSPSDVRQLFGKLGWSDARTDIAATLAHADNALTGNGLQEQRLLARDYRSVYTKPDLTQNRSTLLNLTGKHQASEALLLSGNVYYRKIDTHTFNGDLNDESFDQSVYQPGAAERAALTAAGYTGFPASGANAGNTPFPKWRCIANVLLNDEPAEKCNGMLNRSHTEQENYGFSGQFTALADVAGARHAVTAGAAFDASHATFRQTSQFGYLNPDRSITPVAFFADGTQIDDDGTPVDNRVDLSGRMRTWSVYASDSIAFSRDLTLTVSGRYNRSTVRNRDAITPGGGSGSLDGDHRFSRFNPAIGLAYAPAGGASAYLGYNEGSRTPTAIELGCADPDNPCRLPNAMAGDPPLKQVVTKTWEAGVRGKLGQMARWSAGLFRAENHDDILFVADNQAGFGYFKNFGKTRHQGAELALDGKAGALDFGVNYTWLQATYQSREVVNGSANSSSDADAPGLEGNIVITPGKRIPLTPSHIFKAHVDYEGGRDWTVGLAMTAVSSAYARGNENNQHQAGGASYLGSGKSGGYAVVELNGKYQLTPQLSIFAQVNNLFDRKYATAAQLGATAFDANGNFAARPLPAVNGEYPMVNATFYAAGAPRSVNVGLRYVFN; this is encoded by the coding sequence ATGAAACTGACTTTATTCGCCGCCGCGGCCATGGCGCTGTGCCAGGCGCAAGCTGCCGACCTTGCCGCTGACGCCAGCGCGATCATCGCCGGCGACTTGCCCACCGTCATCATCACGGGCAGCATGCCGCTGCCCACCGTGGAGCAGGCGAGCGACACGTTCGCCGCGCCCGTGCAGACGGCCAGCGCGCAGCAGATCGCGCGCAGCGGCGCGCTGGACTTATCCGCTTTTCTGCGCCGCAACCTGGGCAGCGTGGTCGTGAACGAAGTGCAGAACAATCCGTTTCAGCCCGACGTCAGCTATCGCGGCTATACGGCCTCGCCGCTGCTGGGCACGCCGCAAGGACTCTCTGTGTATCTCGACGGCATGCGATTGAACCAGCCGTTTGGCGACGTCGTCAGCTGGGACTTGATACCGCGCATGGCCATCGCTTCGCTGACCCTGATGCCCGGCGCGAACCCCCTGTTCGGCTTGAACACCTTGGGTGGCGCGCTGGCCCTGCAGACCAAGGATGGCAAGAGCAACCCCGGCACCGCCATCGAGGCGCGCCTGGGCTCCGATCAACGGCGCGGCATCGAGTTCGAGCATGGCGGCAGCAATGCGCAGGGCTGGCACTGGTACGTGACGGGCAACCGTTTCAAGGAGGACGGCTGGCGCGACGATTCCCCTTCCGACGTGCGCCAGCTGTTTGGCAAACTGGGCTGGAGCGATGCGCGCACGGACATTGCCGCCACCTTGGCCCACGCGGACAATGCGCTGACGGGCAACGGCTTGCAGGAGCAGCGTTTGCTGGCGCGCGACTACCGCAGCGTCTACACCAAGCCCGACTTGACGCAAAACAGGTCGACCCTGCTGAACCTGACGGGCAAGCACCAGGCCAGCGAGGCCTTGCTCTTGTCCGGCAATGTCTACTACCGCAAGATCGACACGCACACCTTCAATGGCGACCTGAACGACGAGTCGTTCGACCAATCCGTCTACCAGCCCGGCGCGGCCGAGCGGGCGGCCCTGACGGCGGCCGGCTACACGGGTTTTCCCGCCAGCGGGGCGAATGCAGGCAATACGCCGTTTCCGAAATGGCGCTGCATAGCCAACGTGCTGCTGAACGATGAACCGGCTGAAAAATGCAATGGCATGCTCAACCGCAGCCATACCGAGCAGGAAAACTATGGATTTTCGGGCCAGTTCACCGCTCTGGCCGACGTGGCGGGAGCGCGCCATGCCGTCACGGCCGGCGCCGCCTTTGATGCGAGCCACGCCACGTTTCGCCAGACCAGCCAGTTCGGCTACCTGAACCCGGACCGCAGCATCACGCCCGTCGCATTCTTTGCCGACGGCACGCAAATCGATGACGATGGCACGCCAGTGGACAACCGCGTCGACTTGAGCGGGCGCATGCGCACCTGGAGCGTGTATGCGAGCGACAGCATCGCGTTCAGTCGTGACCTGACTCTGACTGTTTCCGGCCGCTACAACCGCAGCACGGTGCGCAACCGCGACGCCATCACGCCCGGTGGCGGCAGCGGTTCGCTCGATGGCGACCACCGTTTCAGCCGCTTCAACCCCGCCATCGGCCTGGCCTATGCGCCAGCCGGAGGGGCCAGTGCTTACCTTGGCTACAACGAAGGCAGCCGCACGCCGACGGCCATCGAACTCGGTTGCGCCGACCCGGACAACCCGTGCCGCCTGCCCAACGCCATGGCCGGCGACCCGCCATTAAAACAGGTGGTGACGAAGACGTGGGAAGCGGGCGTGCGCGGCAAGCTTGGCCAGATGGCACGCTGGAGCGCGGGCCTGTTCCGCGCGGAAAACCACGACGATATACTGTTCGTCGCCGACAACCAGGCCGGTTTTGGCTACTTCAAGAATTTCGGCAAGACGCGCCACCAGGGCGCCGAATTGGCGCTGGACGGCAAGGCCGGTGCGCTGGACTTCGGCGTCAACTACACGTGGCTGCAGGCGACGTATCAAAGCCGCGAAGTGGTCAACGGCAGCGCCAACAGCAGCAGCGATGCGGACGCGCCCGGCCTGGAAGGCAATATCGTCATCACGCCGGGCAAGCGCATTCCTTTGACACCAAGCCATATTTTCAAAGCGCACGTGGATTACGAGGGCGGGCGCGACTGGACGGTAGGCCTGGCCATGACGGCCGTGTCCAGCGCGTATGCGCGCGGCAATGAAAACAACCAGCACCAGGCGGGCGGGGCGTCGTATCTGGGGTCGGGCAAGAGCGGTGGCTATGCCGTGGTGGAACTGAATGGGAAATATCAGCTGACGCCGCAGCTGAGCATATTTGCCCAGGTGAATAACCTGTTCGACCGCAAATATGCGACGGCGGCCCAGCTGGGCGCCACGGCTTTCGACGCCAACGGCAATTTCGCCGCCCGGCCGCTGCCCGCCGTGAACGGCGAGTATCCGATGGTCAACGCGACCTTTTATGCGGCCGGCGCGCCGCGCAGCGTGAACGTGGGCCTGCGCTATGTATTTAATTAG
- a CDS encoding helix-turn-helix domain-containing protein encodes MPAAPSPLTRLIAPRTALASCVRAFLVRDTTHCAPLPPAQRLNRFPATPMCCLLWTVAGDVEAAAPAPDLLHVRMPPALFSGPRGYPLVSYNPGPVHSFMVMLYPAALHALTGIDMAALFDQVRPLAPLFDADWLALSDAVLAAPDDAARVRLVEDFLAPRWALARKGGDHPAGAIQDWVRRLGVQAASTGLASSARNIERRIKAWAGQPMRTLRRMRRAEQSFLDAREAMLQGNASWTDIAAEGGYADQAHLCREVRAITGLSPTELARASREDESYWVYRIWA; translated from the coding sequence ATGCCTGCCGCCCCATCGCCCCTGACCCGTTTGATCGCGCCGCGCACCGCGCTCGCTTCCTGCGTGCGCGCCTTCCTCGTGCGCGACACCACGCATTGCGCGCCGCTGCCGCCCGCGCAGCGCCTGAACCGCTTTCCCGCCACGCCCATGTGCTGCCTGCTGTGGACGGTCGCGGGCGATGTCGAGGCGGCCGCGCCCGCTCCCGACCTGCTGCACGTGCGCATGCCGCCCGCTCTGTTCAGCGGGCCGCGCGGCTATCCGCTGGTCAGCTACAACCCCGGTCCCGTGCACTCGTTCATGGTGATGCTGTATCCGGCCGCTCTGCATGCGCTGACGGGAATCGACATGGCGGCCCTGTTCGACCAGGTGCGCCCGCTGGCACCGCTGTTCGACGCGGACTGGCTGGCCTTGTCCGACGCCGTGTTGGCCGCGCCCGACGATGCAGCGCGCGTCAGGCTGGTGGAGGATTTTCTCGCGCCGCGCTGGGCGCTGGCGCGCAAGGGCGGCGACCATCCGGCCGGCGCCATCCAGGACTGGGTGCGCCGCCTGGGCGTGCAGGCGGCCTCGACGGGCCTGGCCAGCAGCGCGCGCAATATCGAGCGCCGCATCAAGGCCTGGGCCGGCCAGCCCATGCGCACCCTGCGCCGCATGCGCCGCGCGGAACAGTCGTTTCTCGACGCGCGAGAAGCCATGCTGCAAGGCAATGCTTCCTGGACCGATATCGCCGCCGAGGGCGGCTACGCCGACCAGGCCCACCTGTGCCGCGAAGTGCGCGCCATCACGGGCCTGAGTCCCACGGAACTGGCGCGCGCCAGCCGCGAGGATGAAAGTTATTGGGTCTACAGGATTTGGGCGTAA
- the bamE gene encoding outer membrane protein assembly factor BamE domain-containing protein — translation MKWLVFALALLAGCSGTRALQASKNVPYATLEQTVQPGSSTRDQLRAALGESTSIRFDSGNEVWMYTYPTASGAQGEYVILFGGDGVVKKVRSGEVYRVKK, via the coding sequence ATGAAGTGGCTGGTCTTCGCGCTGGCGCTGCTGGCCGGGTGCTCGGGCACGCGCGCCTTGCAGGCAAGCAAAAACGTGCCTTACGCCACCCTGGAACAGACGGTGCAGCCGGGCAGCAGCACGCGCGACCAGTTGCGCGCCGCGCTGGGCGAGAGCACGTCCATCCGTTTCGACAGCGGCAATGAAGTGTGGATGTACACCTACCCGACGGCCTCGGGCGCGCAGGGAGAGTATGTGATTCTGTTTGGCGGGGATGGGGTGGTGAAGAAAGTGCGCAGCGGGGAAGTGTATCGGGTGAAGAAGTAA
- a CDS encoding Lrp/AsnC family transcriptional regulator, with product MKLDKFDLAILTALQQDARISLHDLSAKVGLTSSPCWARIKRMEDDGVIEGYTVNVNAAKVGLADTVIVQVTLDDHSDQALFEFGHALAMIPEVLEAFLVSGDYDYYLRIAVSDTRDYERLLRERLYKIPGIRHSKSSFVLRQLKQSYLPLQR from the coding sequence ATGAAGCTCGATAAATTCGACCTCGCCATCCTGACGGCCCTGCAGCAGGACGCCCGCATCAGCCTGCATGACCTGAGCGCCAAGGTGGGCCTGACTTCGTCGCCATGCTGGGCGCGCATCAAGCGCATGGAAGACGATGGCGTCATCGAGGGTTACACGGTGAACGTCAACGCGGCCAAGGTGGGGCTGGCCGACACCGTCATCGTGCAAGTCACCTTGGACGACCATTCCGACCAGGCCCTGTTCGAATTCGGCCACGCGCTGGCCATGATCCCGGAAGTGCTGGAAGCGTTCCTTGTCTCGGGCGATTACGATTACTACCTGCGCATTGCGGTGAGCGACACGCGCGACTATGAACGGCTGCTGCGCGAGCGTTTATACAAAATTCCCGGTATCCGCCACAGCAAATCGAGTTTTGTCTTGCGCCAGCTCAAACAGAGTTACTTGCCACTGCAACGATAA
- the ilvB gene encoding biosynthetic-type acetolactate synthase large subunit has product MKPDPAPLLAPAPDLAPRNGASTLIDTLLALGVDTVFGYPGGAVLPLYDALHAQPRLRHVLVRHEQAAVHAAEGYARSTGRPGVVFVTSGPGMSNTTTGLLDALCDSIPLICISGQVATTSIGTNAFQECDALGISRPVTKWNRQIRAAEETAAVVHEAYAQATQGRPGPVLIDFPKDMQLAPVAANTPPPSAAAVAVPLPDSTDLERAASLIAGARQPVFYGGGGLINSGLDACAAFQQLVKLAAAPCTLTLLGLGAFPASHPAFLGMLGMHGTLEANLAMHHADLIVCVGARFDDRVTGRLDAFCPGAKIIHVDIDPASIGKVVRADVALRGDCAPVLTALLAQLRGRLLADRQPWWQRIDGWRAQDSLAFDDTPDVIAPQALMRRLQAALDGKDAIVSTDVGQHQMWAAQHLRFEQPRRWLTSGGAGTMGYGLPAAIGAQIAHPGKCVVCVSGDASILMNIQELATAVQHRLPVKVVLSNNGYMGMVRQWQELHHGERYSHSYTEALPDFVALARAFGWQAQTVSRREELDAALAACLASSGPYFLDVRVHGGENCFPMMAPGAGHHEVTLSKGKVYSER; this is encoded by the coding sequence ATGAAACCCGATCCCGCTCCCCTCCTCGCTCCCGCCCCCGATCTTGCGCCGCGCAACGGCGCCAGCACCCTGATCGACACCCTGCTGGCGCTCGGTGTCGACACCGTCTTCGGCTACCCGGGTGGCGCCGTGCTGCCCCTGTACGACGCGCTGCATGCGCAGCCCCGCTTGCGCCACGTGCTGGTGCGCCACGAACAGGCGGCCGTGCACGCAGCAGAAGGGTATGCGCGCAGCACGGGCCGGCCCGGCGTCGTCTTCGTCACCTCCGGCCCCGGCATGAGCAATACCACCACGGGCTTGCTCGACGCCCTGTGCGATTCGATTCCCCTCATCTGCATCAGCGGCCAGGTGGCCACCACCAGCATCGGCACCAACGCTTTCCAGGAATGCGACGCGCTGGGCATCTCGCGCCCCGTCACCAAGTGGAACCGGCAAATCCGCGCGGCCGAGGAAACGGCGGCCGTCGTGCACGAAGCGTACGCGCAAGCCACGCAGGGGCGGCCCGGTCCCGTGCTGATCGATTTTCCCAAGGATATGCAGCTGGCGCCCGTTGCGGCCAACACGCCGCCGCCATCCGCCGCCGCAGTGGCCGTCCCCCTGCCCGACAGCACTGACCTGGAACGGGCCGCCAGCCTGATCGCAGGCGCGCGCCAGCCCGTGTTCTATGGCGGCGGGGGCCTCATCAATTCCGGCCTCGATGCCTGCGCCGCGTTTCAACAATTAGTGAAACTGGCGGCCGCACCGTGCACCCTGACCCTGCTGGGCCTGGGCGCCTTTCCCGCCTCGCACCCTGCCTTCCTCGGCATGCTGGGCATGCACGGCACGCTGGAAGCGAACCTGGCCATGCACCATGCGGATTTGATCGTCTGCGTGGGCGCCCGCTTCGACGACCGGGTGACGGGCCGCCTCGACGCTTTCTGTCCTGGCGCGAAAATCATCCACGTCGATATCGACCCGGCGTCGATCGGCAAGGTCGTGCGCGCCGACGTGGCCCTGCGCGGCGATTGCGCGCCCGTGCTCACCGCCCTGCTGGCGCAGCTGCGCGGCCGCTTGCTGGCCGACCGCCAGCCGTGGTGGCAGCGCATCGATGGCTGGCGCGCGCAGGACTCGCTGGCGTTCGACGACACGCCGGACGTGATCGCACCGCAGGCGCTGATGCGCCGCTTGCAGGCGGCGCTCGATGGCAAGGACGCCATCGTTTCCACGGACGTGGGCCAGCACCAGATGTGGGCCGCGCAGCACTTGCGCTTCGAGCAGCCGCGCCGCTGGCTCACCTCGGGCGGCGCCGGCACCATGGGTTATGGCTTGCCGGCCGCCATCGGCGCGCAGATCGCCCATCCGGGAAAATGCGTCGTGTGCGTCAGCGGCGACGCGTCGATTTTGATGAATATCCAGGAACTGGCGACGGCCGTGCAGCACCGTTTGCCCGTGAAAGTGGTGCTGTCGAACAATGGCTACATGGGCATGGTGCGCCAGTGGCAGGAACTGCACCACGGCGAGCGCTACAGCCACAGCTACACGGAAGCGCTGCCCGACTTCGTCGCCCTGGCGCGCGCGTTTGGCTGGCAGGCGCAGACGGTAAGCCGGCGCGAGGAACTCGACGCGGCGCTGGCGGCCTGCCTGGCATCGAGCGGCCCCTACTTCCTCGACGTGCGCGTGCATGGCGGGGAAAACTGCTTCCCCATGATGGCGCCGGGCGCGGGCCATCATGAAGTGACCCTGTCCAAGGGCAAGGTGTACAGCGAGCGGTAA
- a CDS encoding methyl-accepting chemotaxis protein, producing MRVNTPITQNEYVLNEGMTIVSTTDLQGNINYANQYFIEVSGFSEMELLGAPQNILRHPDMPAEAFADLWDTIKTGMPWTGMVKNRCKNGDFYWVFANITPVIENGRPIGYMSVRTKPSREQVNEAAALYKSFKDGNTANLAIRNGRVVRQGWAAKLAEWRKLTLSQDLAFHCIVFGVVLAILGCAVWNIDGDTSTATRSWLSGAAAAAVVLMLYFWTHLHNSLVAPLGDAITMARKMAGGDLTGVIDKVRDDDMGQLMAALRQTNINLHSIIGDVRANFEDIRITTAEIATGNMDLSSRTESQASSLEQTAASMEELTSTVQNSADHVDAANKLAVQASTVASKGGTIVSEVVTTMDEISSSSRKILDIIGLIDGIAFQTNILALNAAVEAARAGEHGRGFAVVAGEVRSLAQRSATAAKEVKHLIDHSIATVNAGSVLTSNAGATMAEVIASVARVTEMMDEISSTTREQNQGIGQVNQAVIHMDGITQQNAALVEQAAAAATNLARRTESVAQSIGIFKLKASPKRKAAGVGRSVGAGMASRALLKAR from the coding sequence ATGCGGGTCAACACGCCTATCACGCAAAATGAATACGTATTAAATGAAGGCATGACGATTGTTTCCACCACGGATTTACAGGGAAACATCAATTACGCCAATCAGTATTTCATTGAGGTCAGCGGTTTTTCAGAAATGGAACTGCTGGGTGCGCCACAGAATATTCTGCGTCATCCCGATATGCCGGCCGAAGCGTTTGCCGACCTGTGGGATACCATCAAGACGGGCATGCCTTGGACCGGCATGGTCAAGAACCGCTGCAAGAATGGCGATTTTTATTGGGTCTTCGCCAATATCACGCCCGTCATTGAAAACGGCCGTCCGATCGGCTACATGTCCGTGCGTACCAAGCCCTCGCGTGAGCAGGTCAACGAGGCGGCAGCCCTGTATAAAAGTTTCAAGGACGGCAATACCGCGAACCTGGCGATCCGCAATGGCCGCGTCGTGCGCCAAGGCTGGGCCGCCAAGCTGGCCGAGTGGCGCAAATTGACCCTGTCGCAAGACCTGGCCTTCCATTGCATCGTCTTTGGCGTGGTGCTGGCCATCCTCGGCTGCGCCGTTTGGAATATCGACGGCGATACGAGCACGGCCACGCGTAGCTGGCTCAGCGGTGCCGCCGCCGCGGCCGTGGTGCTGATGCTGTATTTCTGGACCCATCTGCACAATTCGCTCGTTGCGCCGCTGGGCGACGCCATCACGATGGCGCGCAAGATGGCCGGTGGCGACTTGACGGGCGTCATCGACAAGGTGCGCGACGACGACATGGGCCAGTTGATGGCCGCCCTGCGCCAGACCAATATCAATCTGCACAGCATCATCGGCGACGTGCGCGCCAACTTCGAGGATATCCGCATCACCACGGCAGAGATCGCCACGGGCAATATGGACCTGTCCAGCCGCACGGAATCGCAGGCGTCCAGCCTGGAGCAGACGGCAGCGAGCATGGAAGAGCTGACGTCCACGGTGCAAAACAGCGCCGACCACGTGGACGCGGCCAATAAGCTGGCGGTGCAGGCGTCCACCGTTGCGTCCAAGGGCGGCACCATCGTCAGCGAAGTGGTCACCACGATGGATGAGATCAGCAGCTCGTCGCGCAAGATTCTGGACATTATCGGCCTGATCGACGGCATCGCTTTCCAGACGAATATCCTGGCCTTGAACGCGGCCGTGGAAGCGGCCCGCGCGGGCGAGCATGGCCGTGGCTTTGCCGTCGTGGCGGGCGAAGTGCGCAGCCTGGCACAGCGCTCGGCGACGGCGGCCAAGGAAGTCAAGCACCTGATCGACCATTCGATCGCCACCGTGAATGCGGGCAGCGTGCTGACCAGCAATGCGGGCGCCACCATGGCGGAAGTGATCGCCTCCGTGGCCCGCGTGACGGAAATGATGGACGAGATTTCTTCCACCACGCGCGAGCAGAACCAGGGCATCGGGCAAGTCAACCAGGCCGTCATCCACATGGATGGCATCACGCAGCAGAATGCGGCGCTGGTGGAGCAGGCGGCCGCGGCCGCCACCAACCTGGCGCGGCGCACCGAGAGCGTGGCCCAGTCGATCGGCATCTTCAAACTGAAGGCCTCGCCCAAGCGCAAGGCTGCAGGGGTGGGGCGCAGCGTGGGCGCGGGCATGGCGTCGCGCGCTTTGCTGAAGGCGCGCTAA
- a CDS encoding cytochrome P450 — protein MPPLDHVTTPAPATTPALRQIRQLPGPFALPIIGNALQVRLPRIHRDVEGWVRRYGPFMRAWFGRTLVLVVADSEAVSAVLRDRPDGFRRPLSSYTISVEMGGIPGLFLAEGSEWRNQRRMVMAGMAPGAIKAYFPKLVTVAQRLQRRWQHAATQGQAIDLDGDLKRYTVDIIAGLAFGTQVNTLESGEDVIQRHLDAILPAVARRSLSMLPYWRYVKLPVDRRLDRDVAALSAAVADLVQQARTRLALDPARRAHPPNLLEAMIAAADEADSGVNDRAVAGNVLTMLLAGEDTTANTLSWMMYLLQCNPKCLARAREEVRRLAPDVAQFSVAQMDSLDYLGACASEAMRLKPVAPYIPLEALRDTVVGDVAVPAGSMLWCVMRHDSVSDAHFPDAQAFQPERWLEGGEANNKRAAMPFGAGLRTCPGRYLALLEIKIAMAMLLGSFDIAGVDTPDGGEAQELMGFVMSPIGLTLRLARPQ, from the coding sequence ATGCCGCCACTCGACCACGTCACCACACCTGCGCCCGCCACCACCCCTGCCCTGCGCCAGATCCGCCAGTTGCCGGGACCATTCGCCTTGCCCATCATCGGCAACGCACTGCAAGTGAGACTGCCGCGCATCCACCGCGACGTGGAAGGCTGGGTACGCCGCTATGGTCCCTTCATGCGCGCCTGGTTTGGCCGTACCCTGGTGCTGGTGGTGGCCGACAGTGAAGCGGTGTCCGCCGTGCTGCGCGACCGCCCGGACGGCTTCCGCCGCCCTCTCAGCAGCTACACGATTTCAGTGGAAATGGGCGGCATCCCCGGCCTGTTCCTGGCCGAGGGCAGCGAGTGGCGCAACCAGCGCCGCATGGTGATGGCCGGCATGGCGCCGGGCGCCATCAAGGCATATTTTCCGAAACTGGTGACGGTGGCGCAGCGCTTGCAGCGGCGCTGGCAGCATGCCGCCACGCAAGGCCAGGCGATCGATCTGGACGGCGACCTGAAACGCTACACGGTCGACATCATCGCCGGCCTGGCCTTCGGCACGCAAGTCAATACGCTCGAATCGGGCGAAGACGTGATCCAGCGCCACCTGGACGCCATTCTGCCGGCCGTGGCGCGGCGCAGCCTGTCGATGCTGCCGTACTGGCGCTATGTCAAGCTGCCCGTCGACCGCCGGCTGGACCGCGACGTGGCGGCCCTTTCCGCCGCCGTGGCCGACCTGGTGCAGCAGGCGCGCACGCGCCTGGCGCTGGACCCCGCGCGCCGCGCACATCCGCCCAATCTGCTCGAAGCCATGATCGCTGCCGCCGACGAAGCCGACAGCGGCGTGAACGACCGCGCCGTGGCCGGCAATGTGCTGACCATGCTGCTGGCCGGCGAAGACACGACGGCCAACACGCTGTCCTGGATGATGTACTTGCTGCAATGCAATCCAAAATGCCTGGCGCGGGCGCGCGAGGAAGTGCGGCGCCTGGCGCCCGACGTGGCGCAGTTCAGCGTGGCGCAAATGGATAGCCTCGACTACCTGGGCGCCTGCGCCAGCGAGGCCATGCGCTTGAAACCGGTGGCGCCCTACATTCCGCTCGAAGCGCTGCGTGACACGGTGGTGGGCGACGTGGCCGTGCCGGCCGGCAGCATGCTGTGGTGCGTGATGCGCCACGACAGCGTGTCCGATGCGCACTTCCCCGACGCGCAAGCGTTCCAGCCCGAACGCTGGCTGGAAGGCGGCGAGGCGAACAACAAGCGCGCCGCCATGCCCTTCGGCGCCGGCTTGCGCACCTGCCCGGGCCGCTACCTGGCCTTGTTGGAAATCAAGATCGCCATGGCCATGCTGCTGGGCAGCTTCGACATCGCCGGCGTCGATACGCCCGATGGCGGCGAGGCGCAGGAACTGATGGGTTTTGTGATGTCGCCCATCGGTTTGACGCTGCGCCTGGCGCGGCCTCAGTGA
- a CDS encoding nucleotide pyrophosphohydrolase — protein sequence MSAPADSLLDIRARLRAFADERDWDQFHTPKNLAMALSVEVAELVEHYQWLPTGADAELDDAKRTGIRHELADVLMYLVRLADKSGVDLHAAVLEKMELNAQKYPAQQVRGDARKYSEY from the coding sequence ATGAGCGCGCCTGCCGACAGCCTGCTCGACATCCGCGCGCGCCTGCGCGCCTTTGCCGACGAACGCGACTGGGACCAATTCCACACGCCGAAAAACCTGGCCATGGCCCTGTCCGTGGAAGTGGCGGAACTGGTCGAGCACTACCAGTGGCTGCCGACGGGCGCGGACGCCGAACTCGACGATGCCAAGCGCACGGGCATCCGCCACGAGCTGGCCGACGTGCTGATGTATCTGGTGCGCCTGGCCGACAAGAGCGGCGTCGACCTGCATGCTGCCGTGCTGGAAAAGATGGAACTGAACGCACAGAAGTATCCGGCGCAGCAGGTGCGCGGCGACGCGCGCAAATACAGCGAATACTGA
- a CDS encoding response regulator → MNAMHSALRPIRVMLVDDHPVVRTGYRRLLEQGGDITVVAEAGNGETAYGLHLEHAPDVCVTDLSMPGIGGLELLRKLLARDAAARVLVFTMHDTPQLIARAFDGGACGFVSKQADPEHLVDAVRAAHAGRRYLDPHSAPGVLQGTASMEVQRLSSLSQREFEIFRLLAEGRSAADCARLLHVSSKTVANHQTCIKEKLDVPGPAALVHLALRNGVIEHVQPNA, encoded by the coding sequence ATGAACGCCATGCACAGCGCCCTGCGGCCGATCCGCGTGATGCTGGTGGACGACCACCCGGTGGTGCGCACGGGCTACCGGCGCCTGCTGGAACAGGGCGGCGACATCACCGTCGTGGCCGAGGCGGGCAATGGCGAAACGGCGTATGGCTTGCACCTGGAGCACGCGCCCGACGTGTGTGTCACGGATTTGTCCATGCCCGGCATCGGCGGCCTGGAATTGCTGCGCAAGCTGCTCGCGCGCGACGCCGCTGCCCGCGTGCTGGTGTTTACCATGCACGACACGCCGCAGCTGATCGCGCGCGCGTTTGACGGCGGCGCCTGCGGCTTCGTCAGCAAGCAGGCCGACCCGGAACACCTGGTCGACGCCGTGCGCGCCGCCCACGCGGGCCGGCGCTACCTCGATCCGCACAGCGCACCCGGCGTGCTGCAAGGCACGGCCAGCATGGAAGTGCAGCGCTTGAGCAGCCTGAGCCAGCGCGAATTCGAAATCTTCCGCCTGCTGGCCGAAGGCCGCAGCGCCGCCGACTGCGCCCGCCTGCTGCACGTGAGCAGCAAGACGGTGGCCAACCACCAGACCTGCATCAAGGAAAAGCTCGACGTGCCCGGCCCCGCCGCTTTGGTGCACCTGGCCTTGCGCAACGGCGTCATCGAACACGTTCAGCCGAATGCCTGA